A genome region from Megalobrama amblycephala isolate DHTTF-2021 linkage group LG16, ASM1881202v1, whole genome shotgun sequence includes the following:
- the LOC125249688 gene encoding olfactory receptor 1-like, which translates to MSFSQNISIVHPEYFFITGLTDAPYSTYFYIFLFIIYFISVIGNLIVLLIIALHRSLHSPMYICVFNLALADIGEINALIPNMMKLFVFDSQYISYNACLANMFFVSFFITVQTYTLVVLAFDRFIAICLPLRYNAIVNNKFMAIVFSVIWIFNTCMVTMTTSMITTLSFCKSNVIESWYCDYDRMMRMPCNDSSIHQFMVFIIEAFFLVAPPFIILLSYVGIFLALCKITTWEGRFKALKTCVSHLLVVLSFYLPIISNIVVASSANAKIIGGTLSLTLPPMLNPIIYVLTTAKIKDLIRKMLNNRSAPIRANVSK; encoded by the coding sequence ATGAGTTTTTCCCAAAATATCTCAATTGTTCATCCAGAATACTTTTTCATCACTGGGCTTACAGATGCACCATACAGCACTTATTTCTATATATTcttatttatcatatattttatttctgtaattggGAACTTAATTGTCCTTCTCATTATAGCTCTTCACCGGAGCCTGCACAGTCCAAtgtacatttgtgtgtttaacTTGGCCTTGGCTGATATTGGTGAAATTAATGCACTGATCCCTAACATGATGaagctttttgtttttgactCACAGTACATCTCATACAATGCTTGTTTGGCAAACATGTTTTTTGTGAGCTTCTTTATTACTGTGCAGACTTACACTCTTGTTGTTCTGGCATTTGATCGTTTCATTGCAATTTGTTTGCCACTTAGATATAATGCCATAGTGAATAATAAGTTCATGGCTATAGTGTTTTCAGTAATATGGATATTTAACACCTGTATGGTAACAATGACTACATCTATGATAACCACTCTTTCATTCTGTAAATCCAATGTGATAGAGAGTTGGTATTGTGACTATGACAGAATGATGAGGATGCCATGCAATGACAGTAGCATTCATCAGTTTATGGTATTCATCATTGAAGCTTTTTTCCTTGTAGCACCACCATTCATTATACTGCTGTCATACGTGGGCATTTTTCTTGctttatgtaaaattacaacttgGGAAGGACGTTTTAAAGCACTGAAGACCTGTGTTTCTCACCTTTTGGTAGTTTTATCATTCTATCTTCCCATAATATCTAATATTGTTGTTGCATCTTCTGCTAATGCCAAGATCATTGGCGGAACTCTTTCATTAACTCTTCCACCAATGCTAAATCCCATCATTTATGTTTTAACCACAGCTAAAATCAAAGACTTAATCCGAAAAATGCTTAACAACAGATCTGCACCAATTAGAGCGAATGTTTCAAAATGA